The Acidimicrobiales bacterium genomic interval ACGGCGTGCTGCGCTCGGGGCGGACGTGGCGGCGCAGGAGCGAGACGGCCACCGCGGACTGGTTCGTCGCGCCGTTGCTCGACCTGGTGGCGGACGTCGAGCGCCGCATCGAGGCGACGTTCGGCGTGGCGCCGGAGCGGTTCGAGGGGTGGCAGGCGACCCGGTTCGGCGAGACCGACGGCTACGACTTCCACCTCGACGCCGGCGGGTACGCGGACGAGCCGGGCGGCGAGCGGGAGTGGACGTTCCTGCTGTTCCTCGACACGCCGGCCGCCGGCGGCGGGACCGCCTTCCGGCACCTCGACCGCACCTACGAGGCGAGCGCCGGCCGGCTCCTCGCCTGGCGCAACCTGACCGAGGGCGGCGCGCCGGACGAGCGACTGCTGCACGCGGCCACGCCGGTCACCGCGGGGACGAAGACGACGCTGATGACGTGGGCCCGCCAGCGCGCCGTCCGCCCCGACCCATCCGATCCGACCATCGGCACCCGAGCGGAGGCGACGACATGACCGGCGACGAGGAAGTGGTCGAGTTCATCATCAAGAAGTACGGGCCGGTGCTCGACCTCCGGGAGAACCCGGGGTCGATCATCGACATCATCCGCACGTTCGCGCCGGCGGCGGCGCCCGACGGCGGCACGCCCTGCGGCGGCACGCCGTTGCCGGCGCCGGCGCCGTCCCCGTCGGCGGCGCAGGGCGGCGACGACGTGACCCTGTCCGAGGTGCTGCGCCAGCTGCTCACGCTGTCGCGGGACGTCAGCCTCATCAAGGAGCGCCTCGACGTGAAGGGGTGACAGCTACCGTCGCGCGGAGGCGCGTCGGGGGGAGGCCGCCATGCGGGTGCGAGTCGGCACGTTCAACCTCAACAACCTCTTCTCGAGGTTCAACTTCTCGGCGGAGGTGGGCGCGATCGGCGACATCGGGGTCAAGACGACCACGACGTTCCGGTTCGAAGACCCCACCAGCTTCCGCCTCCGGACCTACCAGGGCCGCCTGGTGAAGGGGAAGCCGCCCACCGAGCGGGCCAGGGTGGCCGAGCGCATCGGCCAGCTCGACGTCGACGTCCTCGCCGTGCAGGAGGTGGAGGACGTCGACACGCTGCACCGGTTCGCGCAGGACGAGCTGGCCGAGCTGGGCTACCGGTTCGCGGTCCTCGTCGAGGGCAACGACCCGCGGCTGATCGACGTCGGCGTGCTGTCCCGCCTGCCCATCGGCGGCGTCACCTCGTGGCGCCACGCCGTGCACCCGGGTGGCACCGAGCCGGTGTTCAGCCGCGACCTGGTGGAGGTCGACATCCTCGACGCCAAGCGGGAGAAGCGGCTCTTCACCCTGTTCAACACCCACCTGAAGAGCCACTACGTGCCCTTCGGCGAGGACCAGCAGGCCGGGGCCGCGGCGGCTGACGAGCGGCGGCGCCAGCAGGCGGCGGCCATCGCCCGCATCGTCACCCTGCGGACCCGGCCCAACAGCCGCTACCTCGTGGTCGGGGACATGAACGACCCGCCCGAGTCGGAGTTCCTCGGCCCGATGCGCGACGGCCTGCCCCTGGTCGACGGCCTGGCCGAGGCGACCGAGGACCGGCCGGCGCCGGCCGACGACCCACCGGCCCCGTCGAGGCCGTGGACCCACCGGTTCAAGGAGTCGGGCGTGCCGGCCCACTACGAGCTGCTCGACCACGTGTGGATCAGCGCGGGGCTGTCGGCCAAGCAGACGGGCGCCGGCATCGGCCGCCGCCGCCGCCTCACCCGAGACGGCAGCGACCACGACCCGGCCTGGGTGGAGCTGACGCTCTAGCCGTCGTCGCCGGGCCCGAGCCCGCCGCCGGCGCCGGGAGGCGTCCGTCGCCGCCGGGCAGGTCGGCGACCGGCACGCCGTCGCGCGGACGGTGACGCTGACGGGCTCGGGCTCGTGCGCGACCGGGGACGTCCAGCCCGCCCCCGCCGGCTAGCCGGAGACGGCGACCGGTCCGGGGTACGTCGGCCGGTGGCCGGCGGCAGCGTCGATCAGGGAGCGGCCGTCGCCGTCGAGGTAGTCGCGCCACGACCGGCGCGGCCGCCAGCCGAGGAGGCGGCCCGCCTTGGCGCACGACACGCCGGACGCGTCGGGGCGGGCGAGGGAACGGAGGTGCACCTCGCCGCCGTACTTCCGGGCGACGACGTCGGCGAGGTCGTTCCCGCCGGCGTTGTCCGCGGCGGACGCGTAGAACACCTCGTGGCCGGGCAACGAGCACGCGACGGCAGCCGTGATGGCGTCGGCGAGGTCGTAGACGTCGACGTAGGCCCAGAGGTTCTCGCAGCCGGCCATCGGCTGGCGCACGATCGGCCCGAGGTTCCGCTCGTAGGTGCCCTCCCACTGCACCCACGTGGGCCGCAGGGTCGTGCAGCGCAGGTCCGACCGCAGCGCGGCCGCGGTGCACAGCTGCTCGGCGAACGACTTGCCGACGCTGTAGGGGTCCTGCGGCGCCGTCGGGTGCTCCTCGTCGACGGGGACGTAGCGGGGCACGACGCGACGATCCCCGTAGATGTAGCCGCCGACGGCCTCGCTCGAGATGTTGACGACCCGGCCGACGCCGCACCGGACGGCCGCCTCGACGACGTTGTAGGTCGACTGGACGTTGTTGTGGAACACCACGTGGCCCGGGTGGTTGTCGGGCGACGGGATGGCCGCGGCGTGGACGACGACGTCGGCACCGGCGACGACGACCATCGCCGACCCGGCGTCGCACAGGTCGGCCTGTAGGTACGGCACGGCACCGGCCCACGCCGCCGGGAACCCGGGCCGGACCACGTCCGTCGCGGTCACGTCGTGGCCGTTGGCCAGGAGCGCACCGACGACCGCGTGCGCGACCGTCCCGCCCGCTCCGGTGACGACGATCTTCATCGACTCCCCCCCTCCCGATGCAGGCGCGAGCGCCCGCCACATCCTTCCAGCCCGAGGGAGTTGTCGCTTTTCGACCGCCCTGACCGCTCGCGGAGCCGGACCCCCTTCACCCGCCGGGAACGAAAGGCGACGTGTCACGGCCGGCGGACGACGGCTGTCCGCCGCCGCCGCTGGGCGCTTCGCGGCACCAGCCGGCGCACCAGCAGCAGGGTCGCTGTCGGGTCGGGCGTTGGCCGACGCGAGGCACCGTCGTCGAGGTCAAGGACGTCACTAGGCTCTCGAGCAGTGCGCAGCTTCGCGATCTCGTGGGCTTCGCGCGTGAGGAAGGTGTGCCACTGGAGATCTTCACGAACGCGACACTCCCCGGGAGCGGCCAGTTGCACGACTGGATCCGAAGAGGGCACGTCATCATCTCGCCGCTGTGAAGCCTGACTTCGCCGGTCACGACCTGGATGCCGAGGTGGTGTTCGATCGCTTCCTCGGTACGGATGACCTCGACCTCGTCCAGGACGTACTGGCGTCGGTCGCTCCCCGGTGGTGCCGGAAGCTGAGGGTGTGGAAGGCCCCACGGGACCAGGTCCCGATCGACCTGTCGGACCCTCATGCGCTGGCGTCCGCCGTCCTCGCCGCCGCCGGCGAACGCGGGGACACCTACCGGGCACTGGTGGAGAAGTACGGGCGGCCACCCCACGCGCGCTTCGCCGGTTCGGCCGAGCTCCGTGGCGCCGGCCCAGAGCTCACCGTCGTGATCTCCGTCGACGAACTGGTGCTCGCCCCGCTCGGCCGGTCCTACGACCTGGGCAACCACGTCGCCCTACAGGTACGGCGCGCCAAGGTCGAAGCTGCGCCTGGGCCGGACTGGGTGCGGGCGGCGCTCGAAGCGCTCGCCGGCCGGCTGTCCCCTGCCTGGGGTGCCGCCTCCCACGTCGAGGAGTACTGGTCGAAGGTCATGAGCGACGAGCCGCCGGTACGCGCCGTCGGCCGGGACTTCGGCCGGCACCTCCCCGGCGTGTTCTGGCTCAACTACTTCGGCCGCCCCTACGTCGAGCTCCTCGGTGCCCGCCGTCTGGGGTCCGCACCGAACGCGACGCCCGTCGGCGACGGCTTCCTGATCGCGGTCGGTCACGACCCCCGCGACTGGGACGACCCGGCCACGGTCGCGGTCGAACAGACCGTGCGCGACCACCTCGGCCCCGAGCTCTTCTTCACCAAGGGCGACCCCGAACGCGTCGGCGTCGTACCCGACTGGGGATAGACGGCGCGAGGTCGAAGCCGAAGGTCACCGAGCAGCCCCTGAGGTCGACGACGACCGACCTCGACCCGTCGTCGCGCCCAACCACACGTCCGCTCTCGCCACGCCCGCCGGATTGCGAGCGACGAGGCCGAGCCGCTCCGCGTCGCCGAGCGCCTTCCGGAGCACGAGGTGCGTGGTGTCCCGGCCACCCGGACTTCGGGAGCGCCCGCGTACGGCGTCTCGACATCGAGCACGTGACGGCTTGGACGGCCGCCGCTCCCATGGCGTGTCGCACACGAGCGGCAGCGACCTGGTAGCTGCGGAAGGTCGTGTCGCGCGAGCGGCGCCGTGCGGAGGCGGGCCGCTGATCGCGGTACTGGCCGAGGGTCGCCTTCGACCGAGGGGCAAAGGTCGACGACGTCTCGAGGGACACGATGACCTCTCGAAGCGCGCCGCTTCAGCGGCGCTCGAGTGCGGAACCCTCTCCGCCGTTGCTGCTCCGAGGTCGAAGACGCAAGCCCACGTACGGCCCCGCCGTGGACCGATCCTCTGGCCGCGAGCACCGTGACGCCGCGCGGTACCCGACCGTCACCAGCCCGTGACGAGCGACGGCACGACGGGCAGGCGGTCGACGGACGTGACGGGCGAAGCAGCACGTCGGAGGTGCCCGGGGCGGGATTCGAACCCGCATGGTGCTCGCGCACCAGAGGGGTTTAAGCCCTCCGCGTCTGGCCAGTTCCGCCACCCGGGCGGCGGCGGGTCGAACATACGCCGCCCGCCCCGCTCACGCCGCCACCACCCGGTCCTCGCCCGGCAGGGCCGACCACAGCGCTTCCCGGACGCGGTCGGCCGCCTCGCCGTCGAGCCCGTTGGCGACGACGACGCCCTCGATCATGTCGGCGATGACGGCGGCGAACGGTCGACCGCGGATGCGCACGGCGACCGTGACACCGCCATCGGGCCGGCGCCGCACCGACCGGTTCACGCCGGCGAGCCGGGGTGGGCTGCGGAACCCGGGCATGCGCAGGCCCCGGCGCCGGCAGGCGAGGCCGAGGTCGCGGGCGGCAGCGGCGAAGCGAAGCGAGGTTGCCTCCACGCCGTCCATTCTCCGCAAGGGGTGTGACACTGAACGGCGGCCGACGGCGCGCCCCGGCGCCTGCCCGACGGTCCCCGTTCCTGTCACACCCCGTCCGTACGATCCTGGACATGGCCCTGGCGGCAACGGCACCGGCGCTGAACCCGGCGCAGCAGGCGGTCATCGACCAGCTCGGTGCCACCGCGGGCGGGCCCCGGCCCTCCTTCCCGCCCGACCTAAGGGATCGCCTGGTGGACGAGCTGGAGGACGCGCTCGCCCCGCTCGTCGCCGACCGGGCGCCGGACGACCCGCTCGTCGTCACCAAGCACGACCTGGCCGGTGCCCACGGCTGCCAGGCGCGCTGGGCGGCCGAGTCCACCCGGTTCGACTGGTCGGTGCCGCTCGCCCGGGGCACGGTCGCCCACAAGGCCGTCGAGCTGTCGCTCCACGTGCGGGGCGAGCCGACCCCGCTCGACCTCGTCGACATGGCGACCTCGCGGCTGGCCGAGGGCGACGACAGCCTCGCCGACTGGCTCCGGACCTGCTCCGACGTCGAGCGGGCCGAGCTGCGGGCGCAGGCCAACGACCGGGTGACGGCGTTCGTGGAGTGCTGGCCGCCGCTCCAGAAGCGGTGGACGCCGGTGACCGAGAGCCGCGCCAGGGCCGAGCTGTGCGGCGGTCGGGTGCACCTGCGGGGGAAGGTCGACCTGACGCTCGGGCGGTCCGTCGGCGCCGCCGGGAAGGTCCTGGTCGACCTGAAGACGGGCGGGTTCTCGCCCGACCACCTGCACGACCTCCGCTTCTACGCGCTGCTCGAGACGCTGAAGGTCGGCGTCCCGCCCCGCCGGGTGGCGACCTACTACCTCGACGCCGGCCGCATGGCCCCCGAGGACGTGACGCCCGGGCTGCTCGACGCCGCCGTGGCGAGGACGGTCGCCGGCGTGGCGGCGATGCTGGCCCTGCGATCCGGGGCGGCCGAACCGGTGCGGCGACCGGGCCCGCCCTGCTGGTGGTGCCCGCTGCGCAAGCGCTGCCCCGACGGGGAGGTGTGGATGGCGAACGCGGACGAGATGGCCTGACGACGCGGCGACGGCCGGGTTTGCCGTTGCGCAGCCGGGGTTTCGGCCCGAGCGTCAGCGGGCGGCGGACGGTGCGCCAGCGATGTCGACGGCGGACGTGGGCGCGACGGCGTCGGCCGCCTCGCCCTCGACCTCGACCTCGGGCTCGTCGGCGGCCGCGGCTGGGCCCGGGGCGTCCATCGGCGCCGTGAAGCGCGTGCGCAGCCGGACGAGGACGCCGCCGGCGAGCATCAGCGCCCCTGCGGTGGTCGCCGTCGCCGGCGCGCCCCACGCCTCGGCCAGCTGGCCCTGCACGAGCGCGCCGACCGGCATCGTGCCGGTGAGGACCATCAGGTAGATCGACAACGCCCGCCCCCGCATGCGCTCGTCGACGAGGAGCTGGATCGTCGTGTTCAGCACCGACGCGACCGTGAGGTGGGCGGCGCCCACGAGGAGGAGCGAG includes:
- a CDS encoding 2OG-Fe(II) oxygenase, whose protein sequence is MSPPDRAPPFVACLDGFLPPSACAEILRELRFTRWRPSTVVARDGDGVLRSGRTWRRRSETATADWFVAPLLDLVADVERRIEATFGVAPERFEGWQATRFGETDGYDFHLDAGGYADEPGGEREWTFLLFLDTPAAGGGTAFRHLDRTYEASAGRLLAWRNLTEGGAPDERLLHAATPVTAGTKTTLMTWARQRAVRPDPSDPTIGTRAEATT
- a CDS encoding endonuclease/exonuclease/phosphatase family protein yields the protein MRVRVGTFNLNNLFSRFNFSAEVGAIGDIGVKTTTTFRFEDPTSFRLRTYQGRLVKGKPPTERARVAERIGQLDVDVLAVQEVEDVDTLHRFAQDELAELGYRFAVLVEGNDPRLIDVGVLSRLPIGGVTSWRHAVHPGGTEPVFSRDLVEVDILDAKREKRLFTLFNTHLKSHYVPFGEDQQAGAAAADERRRQQAAAIARIVTLRTRPNSRYLVVGDMNDPPESEFLGPMRDGLPLVDGLAEATEDRPAPADDPPAPSRPWTHRFKESGVPAHYELLDHVWISAGLSAKQTGAGIGRRRRLTRDGSDHDPAWVELTL
- a CDS encoding NAD(P)-dependent oxidoreductase; this encodes MKIVVTGAGGTVAHAVVGALLANGHDVTATDVVRPGFPAAWAGAVPYLQADLCDAGSAMVVVAGADVVVHAAAIPSPDNHPGHVVFHNNVQSTYNVVEAAVRCGVGRVVNISSEAVGGYIYGDRRVVPRYVPVDEEHPTAPQDPYSVGKSFAEQLCTAAALRSDLRCTTLRPTWVQWEGTYERNLGPIVRQPMAGCENLWAYVDVYDLADAITAAVACSLPGHEVFYASAADNAGGNDLADVVARKYGGEVHLRSLARPDASGVSCAKAGRLLGWRPRRSWRDYLDGDGRSLIDAAAGHRPTYPGPVAVSG
- a CDS encoding PD-(D/E)XK nuclease family protein, which gives rise to MALAATAPALNPAQQAVIDQLGATAGGPRPSFPPDLRDRLVDELEDALAPLVADRAPDDPLVVTKHDLAGAHGCQARWAAESTRFDWSVPLARGTVAHKAVELSLHVRGEPTPLDLVDMATSRLAEGDDSLADWLRTCSDVERAELRAQANDRVTAFVECWPPLQKRWTPVTESRARAELCGGRVHLRGKVDLTLGRSVGAAGKVLVDLKTGGFSPDHLHDLRFYALLETLKVGVPPRRVATYYLDAGRMAPEDVTPGLLDAAVARTVAGVAAMLALRSGAAEPVRRPGPPCWWCPLRKRCPDGEVWMANADEMA
- a CDS encoding MFS transporter, whose protein sequence is LGAPIIGAWAPTRRRSRVATGGLLLYAAAITAFGLAPVYWLGFVSLLLVGAAHLTVASVLNTTIQLLVDERMRGRALSIYLMVLTGTMPVGALVQGQLAEAWGAPATATTAGALMLAGGVLVRLRTRFTAPMDAPGPAAAADEPEVEVEGEAADAVAPTSAVDIAGAPSAAR